Proteins from a genomic interval of Vibrio casei:
- a CDS encoding OmpA family protein: MKNKQVSLLASIISLSLLLSSQANAAAENAGEFYLGAKTGWANFDFCETGDCDDDAWGGSVYGGYQFNSWISLEGGYNYLGNSKSYVGNQVTDRTKVDNGELGLKLDWNLGSAWNLFGKIGGTYNDVHSQRYNGSNTVKSDNTSLMAGAGLEYQLSHNWRVRTEYQWFDDVGEKGTGQSDINYVSVGLSYYFGEDKNAAAAAAVVAAPIVAAEPEPVVEPEPAPLPLPAATLSTGAFEHDSTALTGSAKESLTPVATYLEQNPEVNVDVIGYTDSTGAAAYNQKLSEKRAKAAADYLESEGVENSRINVEGRGEENPIADNKTAEGREKNRRIEVFYSK, translated from the coding sequence ATGAAAAATAAACAGGTTTCTTTACTTGCTTCGATAATTTCCCTTTCTTTACTACTTTCTAGTCAAGCAAATGCTGCTGCTGAAAATGCAGGCGAATTTTACTTAGGTGCGAAAACGGGTTGGGCTAATTTTGATTTCTGCGAAACTGGCGATTGTGATGATGATGCCTGGGGCGGTAGTGTTTATGGCGGTTATCAATTCAATTCATGGATATCTTTAGAAGGCGGTTATAACTACCTTGGTAACTCTAAGTCTTATGTAGGGAATCAAGTAACAGATAGAACCAAAGTCGACAACGGCGAATTAGGTTTAAAACTTGATTGGAACCTAGGAAGTGCATGGAACTTATTCGGTAAAATTGGTGGTACATACAATGACGTTCATAGCCAACGCTATAACGGTTCAAATACTGTAAAATCAGATAACACTTCATTGATGGCTGGTGCCGGTCTTGAATATCAATTAAGTCATAACTGGCGTGTTCGTACTGAGTACCAATGGTTTGATGACGTAGGTGAAAAAGGTACTGGCCAAAGTGATATTAACTATGTATCAGTTGGTTTATCTTACTACTTCGGCGAAGACAAAAATGCCGCAGCGGCTGCCGCTGTTGTTGCAGCACCAATTGTGGCTGCAGAACCTGAGCCAGTTGTAGAGCCAGAACCAGCGCCACTACCTCTACCAGCCGCCACGCTGTCAACAGGTGCATTTGAACACGATTCTACAGCTCTAACTGGCAGCGCAAAAGAATCTTTAACTCCAGTTGCAACCTACCTTGAGCAAAACCCTGAAGTTAACGTTGATGTGATCGGTTACACTGATTCAACAGGTGCTGCTGCATATAACCAAAAACTGTCTGAAAAACGCGCGAAAGCAGCCGCAGATTACTTAGAGTCTGAAGGTGTTGAAAACTCTCGTATTAATGTTGAAGGTCGTGGAGAAGAAAATCCAATCGCTGACAACAAAACGGCTGAAGGTCGCGAGAAAAACCGTCGTATTGAAGTTTTCTACAGCAAATAA